The sequence GGGAGGAATTCACCCATGTCTGCCCCGACCCGACTGAAGCCCGGCGTCGTGACCGGAGAGGACTACCGCGCGCTGATCGCCGCCTGCCAGGACGGCGGTTACGCTCTGCCGGCGGTCAACGTGGTCGGCACCAACGGGATCAACGCCGTCCTCGAGGCGGCGGCGAAGAACCGCTCCGACGTGATCGTGCAGCTGTCCAACGGCGGCGCCCGCTTCTACGCCGGCGAGGGCATGAAGGACGCGCTCCAGGCGCGCATCCTCGGCGCCGTGTCGGCGGCCCAGCACGTCCATCTTCTGGCCGAGCAGTACGGCGTCTGCGTCGTCCTGCACACGGACCACGCGAACAAGGGTCTGATTCCCTGGGTCGAGGGCATGATCGGCCATGGCGAGGAGCATTTCCGCCGCACCGGCCGGCCGCTGTTCAGCTCGCACATGCTCGACCTGTCTGAGGAGTCGCTGGACTTGAACCTGTCGGAATGCGCCCGCATCCTCAAGCGCCTCGCCCCGCTGGGCATGAGCCTGGAGATCGAGTTGGGCGTGACCGGCGGCGAGGAGGACGGCATCGGGTCGGAGGATCTGGACGCCGCCAACAACGCCCACCTCTACACCCAGCCGGAGGACGTGCTGCGCGCCTACGAGGAGCTGTCGCCCATCGGCCATTTCTCGGTCGCGGCCTCCTTCGGCAACGTGCACGGCGTCTACGCCCCGGGCAACGTCAAGCTGCGCCCGGAAATCCTCGGCGCCTCGCAGGCCCTGGTGTCGGAGCGTCACGGCGGCGGTGCCAAGCCGCTGGCCCTGGTGTTCCACGGCGGTTCGGGGTCGGAGAAGGAGAAGATCGCCCAGGCGGTCGGCTTCGGCGTGTTCAAGATGAACATCGACACCGACACCCAGTTCGCCTTCGCCGAGTCCATCGGCGGCTTCGTGCTGGAGAATCAGGCGGCCTTCCGCCATCAGATCGACCCGCAGTCGGGCAAGCCGCTGAAGAAGCTGTACGACCCGCGCAAGTGGCTGCGCCTGGGCGAGCAGGGCATGGTCCGCCGCCTCGACGAGGCCTTCGCCGATCTGGGCGCCGCCGGCAAGTCGCTGGCCGGCTGATCCGTCGGGGATCGGGGGTGGGGGGCCGGCATGGCCGCTCACCCCTACACCGACGGCGGCACCGCGATCACCGGTTCCGGCGGCGTTGCAACCATCGCCGGAGCCGGGGCCGGGGTCGAGGTCAGGACCGGCGCCGGAGGCGCTGCGAAATCCACGGCCAGCTGCTCCACCGTCATCGATCCGGCGCCCGCCGCCACCTCCGCGCCGAACTGGAAACCCAGAATCCAGTCCGTCTCGTTGACGATGCCGCGTCCCTGAAGCTCGTCCAGCAGCCCGTCCAGGTCCAGCGTCCCGGCCAGCCGGTCGTCGCCGTATTGCAGGACCGTGTATTCCCAGTCGATCGGGTTGCCGTCCACCCCGCCGCTGAACACCGGCTTGTTCCACAGCGTGGCCTTCCCCTGCGCGTCGCCCAGCGTCGCGACCGGCTCACCGGCGGGGGTGAAGTAACCGCTGTGCAGCCACACCATGACCTCGTCGGTCACCCCTTCGATCCCCTTCTTCGGGTCGTCGCCGATCCACAGGCTGACGGCGACGTTGTAGAGGTCCGGCGCACCGGTCAGTCCGACCTTGTAAGTCACGTCGAAGTTCGGCAGGTCGGCGATCCGCGCCGGCAGGACCTTGCTGGTGGATGGCGCGTCGTTCCACGGGTTGACCCCGTGCGTCAGCTCGGGGTAGGCCCGCACCGGGTAATTCTCGTAGGTCAGGGCCCGCCGGCTGTCGTAGGGCCAGTTCCAGCTGATCACCGTCCCGTTGGGAAAGGTCGCCTCGTCGATGGCGATGGACTGGGTGAAGTCCTTGCCGTTGCGGTAGCCGCCCGGATTCCAGACGTTGCTGCTGGCTGCCCAGCCGCCCACCTCCAGGCGGTCGGCGCTTCCCGTCAGCTTGGTGGTCATGATGGGTCCCCGCTCCGTGGTTTCCGGTCCGGCGTCGGGGCTTCAACAAGGGCGGAGGGCGATGATCGCGGCAGCGCTCACCGCCCCACGGACAGCTGGCGGTCGATGTCACGGGCGAGGCGATCCATCGGGCTCTCCGGCTCGATGACGTCGTGCCACTTGTTGTGCCAGTGGAAGCAGAAGGCGCCGGGGAAGAAGCTGTCGAGATCGAAGGCGACCGGCGACGCCCTCAGGAAATCCCTGAAGTGCAGCACGGGATTGTCGATCCATCCGGCGTCGAACCAGGGGCACGGCAGCACCAGAATGTCCATCGGCGTGTCGTACACCAGACCGGCCTGTTGGAAACCCCAGCCGCGCCCCCGTTTCCGGATGAACTCGATGTTGCCCCTCATCGCCTCCGACCGGGGCGTGGGGGAGATGTAGAGCGCGCCGTTGGGATAGCTCTGCTGTTCCCAGCGGTAGGCCAGGATCTTGCCGGGAAACTGGTTCAGGAGTGGCGTGACGCTCCTCAGGAACAGGCAGTCGAGGTCGAACCACACACCGCCGTATTTGTAGAGCAGGATGTAGCGGACGATGTCGGAGTAGAAGGACGCGTCGAGCGACCGCCCGAAATCATTCCCCTCGAGAAAGGTCCCGCGGCATTCGTCGCGCTCGGAAAAGGCGCGGATCTCGGCGTATTGTCCGATGTCGTCCCGATGCGCGTTCTCGACGCCGTTCCGCGTCCACAGGATGATTTTGTTCGCGCGGCCACGGACATTGAACAGGTAGCAGCTTTTGATCGAGATGAGGTGCTTCTCGTTCAGCGCGCCGTCCCAGTAGGCGTGGAAGGTGAGCGGCTCCGCCGGAGGCGTCTCGTCCTTGATGAGCTTGGCGACTTCGAGCGCCAGAAGTTCGTGGGCGAAATCCTCCGGCGCGAATTTCAGCACTTCCATCCATGGCCCCTTCACGACGCCGGTCTTGGGACATTCTTCCGTCGCGTGCGGTTATGCAACAGGTCCGGCGCGGCCGGCAACCTCCTCCCGGACGGCGGCGGGCGTCCGGGAGGAGGTTGCCGGCCTCTCCTGCGCAGGCCGTCACTTGCCCTTGCGGGTCAGCAGGAAGGCGAAGACGCCGATGGTCACGACGAACACGCTGACGGCGCCGACCAGGGCGATGTAGGTGGTGGTGTCGAAATGCATGGCGCGATCTCCTTGGTGGCCGGGAATGACGGGATCAGGGACCGAGGAAGACGGTCTCGTGCTGGACGGTCAGCCCGTCCGGCTGGCGGGTGACGACGAAGGCCGTGGGGGTCGATGGCTGGCGCAGCGCCTCCTTCGGCACGCGGACCAGCACGCGGTGGGTCGCCACGCTGTCGGGATCGGCCTGGATCAGGACGGAGCCGTCCGCCGCCGCGTCTTCGCCGCCGGCCACCGACAGGGCGGCGCCGGGAAGCCCGCTGACGGACAGGCGGTAGCTCTGGGCCGCACGCGTCATGTTCAGGACCTTGACCGTGTAGGCGTTCTGGATCTCGCCGTTGGACAGGGTGACGAACAGCGGCGCGCGGTCGCGCAGGATGTTCACGTCCACCTTCGGCTTCAGCACCAGCCCGGCGGCCATCATCCCGCCGACGACGACCAGCAGCAGCGTGTAGATGATGGTGCGCGGGCGGACCGGCTTGAACGCCGGCTTGGCGCCGTTGGCCCGCGCGATCTGGGCGTTCAGGGAATCGAAGCGGACCAGATCGCCGGGCCGCCCGATCCTCGCCATCACGTCGTTGCAGGCGTCCACGCACAGGCCGCAGCCGATGCAGGCGAGCTGGGGGCCGTTGCGGATGTCCACCCCGGTCGGGCAGACATGGACGCAGGCCCCGCAGTCGATGCAGTCGCCCAGCCCCTTCGCCTTGCGCTCCTCCCAGCTTTGCGAGCGCTTCAGATGGCCGCGGCCCTCGCCCCGCCAGTCCTCATAGGTGACGGTCAGGCTCTCCTCGTCCTGCATCGCCGCCTGGAAGCGCGGCCAGGGGCACATGTAGATGCACACCTGCTCGCGCGCGTGGCCGGCCAGCAGATAGGTGGTCGCGGTGAACAGCCCGACGAACAGCAGCACGGTCGAGGACGCCTCGAACCGCAGCATCTCCAGCGCCAGGGTCGGGGCGTCGTTGAAATAGAAGACCCAGGCCCCGCCGGTCAGCAGCGCGATGAGCAGCCACGCGGCGTGCTTGGCCGCCTTCTTGCCCAGCTTGGCCGGCGACCAGGGGGCGTGGTCGAGGCGGATGCGGTCGCCGCGGTCGCCCTCGATCCGGCGCTCCACCCACAGGAACAGGTCGCTCCACACCGTCTGCGGGCAGGCGTAGCCGCACCAGACGCGCCCGGCGAGCGCGGTCGCCAGGAACAGGCCGATGGCCCCCAGGATCAGCGCGCCGGTCAGGTAATAGACCTGCTGCGGCCACAGCTCGATGAAGAAGACGTACAGGCGGCGGCCCGGCATATCCACCAGCACCGCTTGGTCCGGCGCGTTGGGGCCGCGGTCCCAGCGGATCCAGGGGGTGATGTAATAGAGGCTCAGCAGACAGATCAGCGTCAGCCATTTCAGCCGGCGGAAGGCGCCGGCGACCGACTTCGGATAGATCTTGTTGTGCCTGGCGTAAAGGCTGCTCTTGCGCGCGGGTTCCGCGGGGCGGGTGGCGGTTTGCGGCTCGGTGGTGGAAACGCTCATCATGCTCGTCCGTGGTTCGGCCCGCGGACATGGGTGCGGAGGGGGCAGAGCAGGGGCGGGCCGTCCCCCCAGGCTAGGGAGAGGGCGCGGCGCCGCCTTTGCGAATCCGCAAACGGATGGGGGTGGGGCGTCGATTTTCGCCGGAGGATGCGGTGGAGTGCGGGGCCTTTCCCGGCTCAGGGCAGCAGGATCGCCGACTGCCATTGCTGGAGGAAGCGCTCCCGCTTCAGCCGGTCGAGGAAGACCAGCAGGGCCGGGCTGAGGGCGATGGGGTGCAGCGGCGCCGCCGTGCTGGAGCGCAGGCCCGACGCCGACGCCTCCCGCTTGATGCCGGAGGAGATGGCGTAGAGGGCGGAGCGGTCGGCCACCACCTCCTGCCCGCGCGGCGACAGCAGATAGTCGATGAACGCCCCGGCGAGCTGCGGGCGGGGCGCCGTCCGGGGGATCACCGCGACGCGGGAGATGACCAGCGTGTAGTCCTCCGGCACCACGATGCCGATGGGCGCCCCCGCCGCTGCCCGCGCCCGCGCGTAGGAACCGAGGACGTTGTAGGCGATCAGCACCTCGCCCCGCTCCACCATGTCGAGGATCTCGCCGGAGCAGCAGGCCAGCCGCGCCTGGGCGTTGCCCATCACCGCGACGAGCTGCCAGTACTGGCCGAACAGCAGGGCATCGTGGGAGGCCAGCAGATAGCCGATGCCGCTGGTGGCGGTGTCGTAGGTGGCGACCCGCCGGCTGAAGCGTGCCGGGTCGTCACGCAGCAGCCGGATCAGCGCGGGGCGCGTGCGCGGCGCCTGGGCGTCGGGCAGCAGGTCGCGGTTGTAGGCGATCACCGCCGGTTCGAAGGTGAAGCCGAACGCCTCGTCCCGCCAGTTCGCCCAGTCCGGCAGCGCGTCCGTCAGGGCGGAGCGGTGAGGCTGGGTGTAGCCGTCATTGACCAGCTTCACCTGCAGGTCGGAGGCGGAACTGATGAGCAGGTCGGGAGTCTCCGCCGCGGCTCCCTTCGCTGGAACGGTCACCGCCTCGGCGTAGAGGTCGGCGGTGTCCATGTCCTTGTACTCGACGGTGACGTCGGGGTGGAGCTGCTGGAAGTCGAGGACCAGCGGCTCGATGGCCTGCCGGTCGGTGGCGGAATGGATGCGCAGCCGCTCCCGCTCGCCGCCGGGGGCGGGGTAGGTGAGCAGTTGCGCCGCCTGCGCCCAGGGCGCCCAGAGCAGGGCGGCGAGGAGCAGCAACGGCAGCAGGGCCCGCGCGGCCCCCGCTCCTGCCGCGGCGGTGCCGCCGTCCGCCGTCGGGAAGTCGATGCGCGCGATCAGTCCGCCGCCGGGGCGGTCGAGCAGGGACAAATCCGCTCCGTGCGCCTCCACCACCGAGGTGACGATGGCGAGGCCCAGCCCGCTGCCCGCCACCCCGGCGGCGGAGCTGCCGCGCCCGAACCGCTCCAGCACGCGGCGCTTCTCGGCGTCCGGCACGCCGGGGCCGCGGTCGGCGATCTCCACGCGCAGGCCCCGCCCGTCCGGCCGCTGGGTCAGGGTCAGGTCGATGGGGCCGGACGGGCCGGCGTACTTCACCGCGTTGTCGAGCAGGTTGGTCAGCGCCTCGCGCAGGCTGATGGCGTCGCCGGGGACGGTGGCCGTCTCCGCCGCGCGGTCGATGTCCAGGCGGATCGCCGTGTCGCCGGCCACCGCGCGGGCGCGCTGGAACACCTGCTCCAGCAGGGCGCCGAGGTCGACGTCCTCGGGCTTCAGCGCCTCGCTGCGGTGGATCACCATGGCGTGGTTGAGGAGCTGGCTGGTCAGCTGGCTGGCCTCCACCGCGTTGCGGTGCACGCGCTGGGCGATGCGGTGGAGCGCGTCGGGATCGTCCTCGTCGATGGCGAGTTCGGCCTGCAGGCGCAGGCTGGCCAGCGGCGTGCGGATCTGGTGGGCGGCGTCGGCCAGGAAGGTCTGCATGGTGTCGAGGTTGGATTGGAGCCGGGCCATGAGCTGGTTGATCGCCTGGACGAGCTGGGAGACCTCCTGCGGCGGCGGCATGGCGATGGGGGAGAAATCGTGGGGCTGCCGCTCGCGGATCATCCGCTCCAGCGAGCCCAGCGGGGCCAGCGCCTGCCGCACGCCGAACCAGATCAGCCCGCCCGCCGCGACGACGGTGAAGGCGATGGGCAGGAAGGCGTTCGCCAGGATGTCGCGGGCCAGAGCCCCGCGCTCCTCCCGCGTCTGGGCGACGGCGATGGTGACCCAGCCGCC is a genomic window of Azospirillum formosense containing:
- the fbaA gene encoding class II fructose-bisphosphate aldolase, producing MSAPTRLKPGVVTGEDYRALIAACQDGGYALPAVNVVGTNGINAVLEAAAKNRSDVIVQLSNGGARFYAGEGMKDALQARILGAVSAAQHVHLLAEQYGVCVVLHTDHANKGLIPWVEGMIGHGEEHFRRTGRPLFSSHMLDLSEESLDLNLSECARILKRLAPLGMSLEIELGVTGGEEDGIGSEDLDAANNAHLYTQPEDVLRAYEELSPIGHFSVAASFGNVHGVYAPGNVKLRPEILGASQALVSERHGGGAKPLALVFHGGSGSEKEKIAQAVGFGVFKMNIDTDTQFAFAESIGGFVLENQAAFRHQIDPQSGKPLKKLYDPRKWLRLGEQGMVRRLDEAFADLGAAGKSLAG
- a CDS encoding glycosyltransferase — encoded protein: MEVLKFAPEDFAHELLALEVAKLIKDETPPAEPLTFHAYWDGALNEKHLISIKSCYLFNVRGRANKIILWTRNGVENAHRDDIGQYAEIRAFSERDECRGTFLEGNDFGRSLDASFYSDIVRYILLYKYGGVWFDLDCLFLRSVTPLLNQFPGKILAYRWEQQSYPNGALYISPTPRSEAMRGNIEFIRKRGRGWGFQQAGLVYDTPMDILVLPCPWFDAGWIDNPVLHFRDFLRASPVAFDLDSFFPGAFCFHWHNKWHDVIEPESPMDRLARDIDRQLSVGR
- the ccoG gene encoding cytochrome c oxidase accessory protein CcoG, whose product is MMSVSTTEPQTATRPAEPARKSSLYARHNKIYPKSVAGAFRRLKWLTLICLLSLYYITPWIRWDRGPNAPDQAVLVDMPGRRLYVFFIELWPQQVYYLTGALILGAIGLFLATALAGRVWCGYACPQTVWSDLFLWVERRIEGDRGDRIRLDHAPWSPAKLGKKAAKHAAWLLIALLTGGAWVFYFNDAPTLALEMLRFEASSTVLLFVGLFTATTYLLAGHAREQVCIYMCPWPRFQAAMQDEESLTVTYEDWRGEGRGHLKRSQSWEERKAKGLGDCIDCGACVHVCPTGVDIRNGPQLACIGCGLCVDACNDVMARIGRPGDLVRFDSLNAQIARANGAKPAFKPVRPRTIIYTLLLVVVGGMMAAGLVLKPKVDVNILRDRAPLFVTLSNGEIQNAYTVKVLNMTRAAQSYRLSVSGLPGAALSVAGGEDAAADGSVLIQADPDSVATHRVLVRVPKEALRQPSTPTAFVVTRQPDGLTVQHETVFLGP
- a CDS encoding extracellular solute-binding protein, coding for MPKAEGFSLRRRLFIRLLGVLAVLTAGLFLFISAYAQRAADAAFDRLLMASALSISDTVRVEDGRFSVDLPYSSLGILAQARRDRVFYRITAPDGELVTGYHDLPVAPAKAGVAGAAGGDSATRFENATFRGMPVRVAVLKRFATQPELGGWVTIAVAQTREERGALARDILANAFLPIAFTVVAAGGLIWFGVRQALAPLGSLERMIRERQPHDFSPIAMPPPQEVSQLVQAINQLMARLQSNLDTMQTFLADAAHQIRTPLASLRLQAELAIDEDDPDALHRIAQRVHRNAVEASQLTSQLLNHAMVIHRSEALKPEDVDLGALLEQVFQRARAVAGDTAIRLDIDRAAETATVPGDAISLREALTNLLDNAVKYAGPSGPIDLTLTQRPDGRGLRVEIADRGPGVPDAEKRRVLERFGRGSSAAGVAGSGLGLAIVTSVVEAHGADLSLLDRPGGGLIARIDFPTADGGTAAAGAGAARALLPLLLLAALLWAPWAQAAQLLTYPAPGGERERLRIHSATDRQAIEPLVLDFQQLHPDVTVEYKDMDTADLYAEAVTVPAKGAAAETPDLLISSASDLQVKLVNDGYTQPHRSALTDALPDWANWRDEAFGFTFEPAVIAYNRDLLPDAQAPRTRPALIRLLRDDPARFSRRVATYDTATSGIGYLLASHDALLFGQYWQLVAVMGNAQARLACCSGEILDMVERGEVLIAYNVLGSYARARAAAGAPIGIVVPEDYTLVISRVAVIPRTAPRPQLAGAFIDYLLSPRGQEVVADRSALYAISSGIKREASASGLRSSTAAPLHPIALSPALLVFLDRLKRERFLQQWQSAILLP